Proteins from a genomic interval of Gossypium hirsutum isolate 1008001.06 chromosome A09, Gossypium_hirsutum_v2.1, whole genome shotgun sequence:
- the LOC121205988 gene encoding uncharacterized protein, giving the protein MGRKFSSHVFMQAELWTGAQLNYTDQMIRRCVAEEEIPKILYHRHSAPVGDISEELVLQPSIASRILWPTLFKDAYAYYILVAVDYVSKWVEAEAYPTNDAEGCDEVFAETLFTRFGTPRAIISDEGPTFMNKWLKWLLDSTGVKHKVATAYHPADEWTS; this is encoded by the exons ATGGGAAGAAAATTTTCATCCCATGTCTTTATGCAAGCTGAACTCTGGACAGGAGCTCAGTTAAACTATACAG ATCAGATGAttaggagatgcgtggcagaagaaGAAATACCAAAGATTCTATACCACCGTCACTCAGCCCCAGTGGGGGACATTTCGGAGGAGCTCGTACTGCAGCCAAGTATTGCAAGCCGGATtctttggccaacactattcaaggatgcatatgcaTAT tatatactGGTCGCAGTAGATTATGTGTCCAAGTGGGTTGAGGCAGAGGCATATCCGACAAACGATGCCgagggttgtgatgaagtttttgcagaaacacTGTTCACGAGGTTTGGAACCCCGAGAGCCATCATTAGTGATGAGGGTCCCACTTTTatgaacaagtggttaaaatggttactAGACAGCACAGgggtgaaacacaaggttgcaacgGCTTACCATCCGGCAGACGAATGgacaagctga